The Branchiostoma lanceolatum isolate klBraLanc5 chromosome 19, klBraLanc5.hap2, whole genome shotgun sequence DNA segment AGAAGTAACTCTCACCATCTTCACAGTCTTCTCCTTTAAAACCCCTTGGACATCTGTTTAAAAGATCAGTTACATTTTTAATTGAAAACTTGGTTAATACTTGAAATGAAAAAGGAACTTTTAGAAAGCTAAAGGAATATTACAGAATAGATTGATAAATTGATCTACATCTATCATTAAATATGCACACCTGTTTAGAATGAAAAGAATAACACAAGCACGCACCTGCAGCTGCCATCAAAAGGTGAACAGGTGCCTCCGTTTCGACAGGTGCACCTGTGACTACAGTTCAGCCCGTAGTAACCAACCTGACATTCATGTTGGCACCTGAGATTGGAGAAAACAAGTCTTTATAAAAGTATCATGCTGAAACATGTATTTCAGcattgtttcaaaacaatagGAAACAAAATTCCAGAAGCCAATAGTAGCCATTTTGGCACTCGTATTAACACATGAAAAACCAAAAATTAAGTCTTCACAAAGGTAAGATGTGAGACAGCAATGCGTAACACAAACATCAACTTTTTATCTTTCAACCTTAACTCCATCTATTTTATCATCTTACTCTCAAAACAAAGACAAGCTGAtagtgtcttttttttcaacctaCATTTTAATAACCTTAATAGTTTACATACTCTTCGGCCATGGCTGTTTTTCAAGAGATGGCAATTACtaaaaatagatgaattttGTAGCCCAAACCAGATAACTTTTCTTACCTTTTTCCCCTGTACCCAGGCAGACACTGGCAGACCCCAGTACGGGGGTTACAGGGACTGCTCTCACAGCTGCACTGTTTTAGGCAGTTGGGACTATAGTACCCCACGTTACACTCCTTCTCACATCTGGGGACATACAACATGAAGTGTATTAGTCCTTCATCCCACAAAATATGTTCTGAACTGTGAGGTGACTAGTTCCTGAACACTAGGCAGTGAACGCTTGCTCACCGCTTTTCATTTGCTGGCCAacagcattgagccagcggtcactacggaggatggtataTACTCAGCAGACTACCTTAACACATGGAGATTAGCATAATTATCACTTGTGacttcactcactcagtcactgtCACTCATTCATTCTCTCATTCAAGCTCTTATTCTTTCTCTCATTCATTCTCTTATTCATTGATTCACTAACACATTCACTcgcttgctcactcactcaatcatttacacaatacacatcaacTTTATAATGATGAATTGAGGAATAACGTAGCTTGGCATGATAAAAATTATCTGAtttcattcaaacaacaaatCGTTAATGTTCTTAAGCATGAGAgagaaaagaaatgttaagaTATGTTACCTGTCTCCAGAGTATCCAGGTGGGCAGCTACACTGTCCTGTGGTGACGTTACACACGGCTCCGTTGTGACAGTTACACGTACCAGAACAGTTGATGCCGTATGTACCCTCAGGACACGGCTCACCGCATACCTCATTCTGTGGAAACATACAATATtatcaaaatcaatatttttcaaaacaCCTACGAATCAAACCTTCTGTCAAATCTGTTACTAATAGAAGTTTGGTATGAAAAGACCACCTTGCTTTTGGTACAAAGATGATTAATTGTACTATGAGGATTTGGAAGTATCTGCCACGACTGAGAAGAATTCATACGTCTTTCTCTTTCTTAGAACTTTTTACTTAATAGCCAAAGGTACAGCATTTTGATGTATAATTTTCATACAATAGTGCACACAGAAGACACTACTTACAGTAAAGCCGGCCCGACATTCGCACAGCCCATGGACATGGTGGCAGGTGGCGCCGTTTTGACACTGACACTCCTGCGCACACTGGTCTCCATGGAAACCGGGACTGCAACGCTGTTCACAGCTAAAAACGACAAACGATTTGTGGTGTTAGGTAGTCACCTTCATAGAACATGAGACTGCATTCtgtacaacaaaaatcatgcagaacGACATAAAAACTGTTAACATAAAATCTTAAaacatttgcattgttttttttgttgatgTGGTTTTTGCGGTTACCACTCCgtcgcaaattcatgacactgcataAATGTTTCCCTGACTACtgttctacagaattgtttccaacacaaatttaaaacactaCAAAATCCTCATTTAAAAAGTAAACGACAGTATACAGTGATGCTGTGTGTGAAACATCTGGAAGTAAATCcctgaattttatccagttgtagagattgaattgtcttaaaTATAGACAGTATACAGTACTTACTATGGACCAATGAACCCAGGACTACAGCTACAGGCCCCGGTTATAGGATCACACGATGCACCGTTCTGACATTGGCACGTCTGACGACAGCTCTCACCATATGTACCAGCTGGACAGAAGAACTCACAGTGGTCTCCATAATGTCTATAGAAGAGAGCAACCAACAAGATGGTTAAATGTTAGTTAGGTCACCAGCTCAGCAACTAAAAAGGAAACACAAAACAACCCGGATGGTTCCTAGCCTGCCTTGactggttggttggtaggttcAGTGTTAAATAAAAGTCCTAAAATATTAGATACACTTAGCAATACCCAATGCCAGAATTCAATAGAAGACTTTCCTACCTGACTTAACTACTAACTGAAGGTACTAAATACTGACAGTACTAAacatataatattatgtacaatATCCATATGAAACTGTACATACCCAGGTAGACAGGCACAGGATCCATCCACTGGGTTACAGGTGGCATTGTTGAAACACAGACACTGTTGTAGACAGTGGGGGCCGTAGTGAGAGTTGTCACAGGCTGGATGGACAAGACAGAAAAAATGGGTTAAAACATTTTTCCTAAGTCTTTTATCCCATCACATACCGGTAGGTAACAAATAGTCTACACTTGAAAGTCTATGACGAGAGAaaagaggccatctacatcgAGGCTCTACAAcaatccctcaacagagacggggggcgccatagactttctgcaactgatgatccactgctcaccaagtcacgtgttctatctgcataacatgacgtcacagaagcagggGATTGCTCATTTCTCGACAAAGagaaagactggagctgatcagtcaaaaatttgggaaAGTccgatttttgtgttggcaaattacagtttaaaTTTGACCCAGAACAAAATTTatagtctgtacacttgaaatGAAAACCTGTATCATTATCAGCAGAAGTTGCTAACTCAGATGGAAGCAATCGAAAAAGCCTTGCAACCAAATCCTTCTATTTAGGCCACCACCCAAGGACAATATTGATAAGACACTTTTCCACCTTCCTTAAGAACCTTCACATCTTGGGAAGTCATTATTTCTAAAACTCCCTAGCTTCCCGAGCTACCTATATCAGCACTCTTGCATAATTATTCCATTTTTGGCCCAGTCTTAAGTATGCGAGTTTGCCTTTGATTGTTAACTCCTGTGTCTGAATCCCTGTATAGAAGACAACAGATCACTTTGACAAGGAAGGGTTCAAAGGGTCACCCTACGGTAGGAGCTAGGATTAAGTTCAGCAAATTAGAGAGGGGTACAGCCGATAGCTATCAACAACAGTGCTTTCAGATACAGGAGGGTGGCTCCAGGACCTGTGTGAATGGCCCGGGGTGACATCCAAATGTCAAATCTTGCAGGTGTCTCTTAAAGTAATCCCGTGCAACCTCATTTATCCCAGTTGGATTACGAACTTGAAAGAACGGGTGAACCGTTGACGCCATCAGGGGTTTGCCGTCTAAGTACAGCTTTTTGAAGGCGGCTTAGGACGCAAAGATTGGGAAAGTGGTGCACCACTTATAGTCTTtcattaaacaaaaacaacaaatcaaaaacACGCTTTCATTGTTCTCACATAACAAGTAAAAATGCTCATCAAATGTTTGAAATACCACACTGGCATACAGTATCCTATGAATTTAAATCTCTGAGTTAGGTAGTGGTATAACTACTTTCTCTATTTCAAAAATGTAGTTACCGACCAATTTTCCCAATTCTTTAATTTTCACACCTGAGTTAGATTTCCCAATATTGCACAACTTTGTAAAAGTGTTACAATGCTATAGAATAATTTCGGCAGTGTACAATAAGTTCCTATCATCGCAAGAAATGACAAGATACTTTGCAGCATGTCATGTTCTTTGATCTGTCTTTCTTCCAGACAACCTTGAGAAAACCCTAtaattttcaacatcattaCTCAAATTTGTCTTAACTCCATTGAAGATTCACAGCAACATCTTGAAGAGAAAAGGAAATCTCCTGAAGCTACACAAACGTGGAATAAAGTTGTCAAAGGATGAACTAAGGGGCAAAAGTACAGAAATGGCCTAAAGGGGTGAAGACACTTTTCTAATGGTCAACACACTGTTTCTTGTCAAGTTTGAATTGTCAAGTTTGATCTATAGAGATCAACTAATCCCATAATCCTGTAACTGCCTTCCAAGATCAACACAAGGACAGATTGACGAGTCACAGACCTTGGAAGAATAGAACAACTTGTCAGGACAACAAAGGCTTACCTGTAGAAGTTTTACAAACAAAATAAGCCTTGATTTGTGATACTCTAATTATGTGTAGCAAGGAATTCTAATTTGTACTAATGACAGGATAATTTGTGTACTTCAAGTTGCAGGTTTTTGTGAGCAAAAGAGTGTGGAGCAAGAAGACAGGTATGTTGAATACAATGGCCATGAGCACAACAAGTGAAAtagtttgcatatttttggTGTAGAAGGGGGGAAAAGTCATGATAGTGGGTCATCCAACAATTTTTTTGGCAAGGCCTCAGGGGTGGAGACattttttacttgttttcagGAGAGGCAAATGTCTAACCTATGACCTATGACAAGTACTTACCACTACTGCAAGTATTCCCCCTCCACCCGGCCTCACAGGAACACTGGTTTGGAGACTGGCAGATTCCATGGACACACTGTGGCTGGCAAACAGCTGGAGGAAAAGACATTGTTTTTCAGTTACTGTAAAGTGTGCATAATATCTTTTCACCTACTGCCATGAATTTGAATACAGGTTGATAACTAATTTATATTACTAGAAGCAACTTGCAGCTGCCAGGCAACAGAGGTTGTGGTAGATCAAGGAAATCTTGAttggagtgtgtcaggaaggacattaaggtgGTGTGCGACCTCACCAGCGTGGACCCACTGGACAGAGCGCGTTGTgagggaccccagcagcagtataatcaaatactggatactactactactactactagtagcactactactacagtactacaattATCAACATCTCATAATCTGGCTCTCAGGCTTACTGCTGCTGTCTCCATGCTCACCTTGACAGTAACTGCCTACTTCCACATATCCTGCACAGCACCTGTACACAGCCTGGACCTGAGACACCCACTTAGACTCATACTGCACTCTGTACATAGTCCTgggaaaaagagaagaaaaaaataaatcctcaataaaaatgtgttagattaTCTTAACTGGTTCCTTTTATTTGATTTATGCCAGgcaagaaaaatatgataataTAAGATTTTCaaataatatgcaaatttgaAAGACTTTTATGCTCAGTTCATTTAAGTTATCTATATTCTTGTCAATTATTATTACTAAGACTCCTTTGCATACAAATCCAAcataatgtttctgtcatttcatGTTCACTTTTAAACTTcaccacatttgattttgtttcattttctgcCAATtgcatttgtttttgttctttacatttgatttaattgtattcaaTGTATTAAATGTGTaagtggactccaggaagaatattGTGAAATCTATTAGAATTAACCACTAATGGaaatcttaataaaacaaactaattttgaatttattttcaacttaaaacatacaaattttcccccattttttcttgttatggAGATAATGGTTGGTCCCTAACACACAGAGTGACAAAGCAGAAACTGCACTAAATGCTTCAAATGCACTGGCTACACTGGTATGTCACCTTGCATACTCCGGGCATTGTGGTCTACAATTCGGACAGAACCGTACCAAACAGGTTCCTTTGTTTTCAACTCTACCGTCTCGGCCGGCAAATCATGTTCTAACTTTACCCGACAACAAACACGACCCACAACACGAATGTTTCCTCCGGCTTTTAACCCAGTCAACAGGTGAAAACATAAACATTGTGTTCTTTCTATTCTTCTTTTTCCTGGCATACAGCCTATACATACATATTTCTTCCTTCTATTATTTCATAACAATATTGTACCTACAGCAGGTGTTGTGCTATGGAAGGGTACTCTTATGAGAATGTATACAAGTGCTTTTGTACGAGTGCTTTGAAGGAATGCATAACTGCATGGCTGTGTCTCCTGTTTGAAAACCACCATAAATAGGAGGCAATGGAAGACAATACCTACTGTACGCCCCCTCTAGCTGAACAATAACATCCGTTAGAATGATGTCACCGTTGCAGCCTTCAAGTACGCAATGGTGGTTCTTTAGATCTTTCAAGTTACTTTATAAAATATCTTTATATTAGTGAATATTACATAAAAGTTTAACTCTTGCAAAATCTATTACTATTTGAGCTTGAACATGAATCCAAAATGTACACTTCTTGATTGGCAAgatttacatgtaactttataAAGAAAGCAAAAGAGTATTGCATATTTCCCCATTTAGCTTTGGTCAAACTTTTTTTAGGAAACTttctatttttttgtgtgcacaacATATGATGTATACAACATTGTAGAAAATTGGCTGCTCAGAATGTAGAGTATAAAGTCCAGTTAGTTGGCCTGTACTGGCTTAGTAGAGACACCATGTTTTAAGGTGGCATGAGTCCTGGCTTTGTACAGCATCATTCAACCAGAAATGCCCGCACGGTCTTTGCCAACGCACAATCGTCTGGAAAACCCTCGTCTGAACGCAACAAAATTACGCCGCCTTGTATACGCTAGGGATATAGAACAGGAAGCCTGGATTGTAATGGTGCACTCGGCTACGGATAAGCCCGGGGATCTAAGCTGCTTTTTATGGTAACGCAGGAAATTGTCAAGTGGCCGTCTGTTTGGTTTGGAGTTTTGTTCAGCTTTTAAATACATCTAAAGAGCAACAGTTCTATAGAATTACACGGCGTTGTTATTAAAAAGGAAACCTTCCAATATATACAGACTAACTACCAGAGAAAATACAGTGTATCAGCTTTTGGTTAAATAATTGACAGGTAAGGTACTAGAAATGGGGCTTTGTTTGTTGAGTGGATAAAAGAACTGTTGACCTCATACTGTATTCATCATAGCACTCCAGCTTGAATAATCAACTTCTTTCTATAGAAGGAAAGTCAACAAGTCACACTCTAAAGGTGGTaaatatttctatgttttgtatGGAAATGATGTTTTTTCTGCTGATACATGTTGCATTTACGTTGCCTTCTTGCAATTTTGATACATAAATATTGAAAATAGATATGAGCAAAGTAGGAAAATTAATAAATTTTGGAGTTATGATACTAAATGTATCGGCATTGCAAACTTAGTGTGAAGGGTTtctaaaacaagaaaaaaaataatatacTTTAAAATCTTAAACGTCTTGATGAGTAACCATTCTGTCAGTAACCATTTAGGGGTCATTTCAATATCAATAAAAGTCTAGAGTACAACATGGCATTGGCAGTCATATGAGTCTTCATGTATATGACTTGTTGGTTGAACAATTCCATAGACAAtagacaagaaatatgaaaatatacaaatatttatAACACACCTTCTGCGTGTACAGCGGAACAGGTTGATAATGTCTGTACAGGACGTGTAGTAGACTTGTTCATATGGTTTAGTTGTAGACACTCTTCTGCTGACCAGCACCCTGTATTATCAtcaacatggggaggggggcacagaaaCGTTAACTTAAAAATTCTCTATACTTAAGTTTAAAATGAAAGTTTCACAGAAAAGCTCCTTCTACTTGGAAAAGTCTGTGGCTCTTATTCTATCTGTGGCTCATATACTCCAAAAATATCTGTAAACTAAGGATATCAACTGTAATATCTTTTGGCCGCTTTCTTTGTCTTGAACAAAGAAATTGCAAAGAAGAAATATAATAGTTTTTACTTACGTGTCATGGACCAAGCAGACGTTAGGGCTGCCTGGTGACAATTGGGCCTCTATTCTTGTTACACAAAAGATTGTGACTGTCACCAACAGTAGTAGAGCCTTCATGCTGCTGCCTGAAACAACAAAGATGAAGTTGTAAGTTATCGGTATGTAAAATAAGGAAAACCCTTGGCAAACAGTCAGTACTGAAAATGTACTGGTAAGTACTGATCTATTACAAACTGTGTAACAAACAGTATAATTCCAGTAAATTTTCAGTAAATTAGCTTTTACTGTCATATTGAAGCATCACTGTTAAGTACTTATAATACTCTAGAAGGCTATAGAGTGCTTCTTTTAAATCACTTTTTACTGCAGTTAGATAGTCAGTCAGAGGCAAGTAGATGATGATAGATGGTCCCGATAACCAACCGATAACTTtccttaaaaaagaaaattaaactgaggtgaagcatgatgataCGTCCATAGATACTAAGCTAGTactagtgcaatgcggcttcgctacagcttgcattttcagccaagAACACCGGGTCAACCATACACTTCTACTAGATAAGTATTGCATACAGTTGAAGCTTCCCCATACACGACCGTATgtatgtcaccatccaaaatgacgaatgcaacccCTAACACCATTCCTACAGTCAACTCAATCATGGAAAGAATCATGTAAGCCTAAAGAAGTCTTTCAACATGATGTTCAGCTAAAATATGAAAAGGTAGGGAGTGGTTTTGAAATGAAAGGGTAAAAGTAGTGGAAGAAAATCATCCTGACACCAAGTTCACAACCTTTTATCTCATCATCACTCTGCCTATCATTATCGTTAATAACTTCTCTGTAAAGTACACTTGGGTAACTTCATAGCCAATACCTACAAGCTAACCATGTTAAAATGATTTTACCGGTACGTAAAAAGCTATAAGATCATTACTAATAGGACTGTCATTAATTAACGATTTATCCCTTTTAATTCCACCGTAAAGACCAGAACACAGAGGATATTGATAGAAGAGTGCACGGTGCCAGTGACCAATTTTCACAGACTGCACAGTTATTTAACAAACCTTGATGGGGTGTAATCCTGTTActtacactacatgtacatggaagtTGTGCCAACAGTGGTCCTACTGGGAATATGCTTCTGTTTAACAGTTAGGTCGAGTTGCACAGTGGTCTAGATTTTACACTGTATGTTCACAAATTAACAGATAGCCAAAgcttctactacatgtatgttgtccaTAATTTGAGAagcagaaaaatttgaatgtggTAAAATGCCAAGGACATCATAATAATAGGGGTAAGTTCTTTTAATTTATTAGTGTAAATTTTACGTTAATTTAGCAAAAGCTCAATTAAAAGAGACCACAAGCATTCCATGAATACACAAGGCACATTTCGTACACACAAACATTGATTGTGCATGTAAATGTGTTGCCTTTCTGAAAGGATGGTACCGTAGGTCACAATTTTCAAGGTCATTTTGTGATAAAATGAGAGGGCTGCGTGacctattaattttacaaatcatCAAATTTCTAAAAACATGTTCTCTATGTGACAGATCTACACACATAAAGAGACAGTGGGAGGGCATGATTAAATGTCAACAACACAATCCTAGCATTGCCTTCTCATCAATAATATGCTGATTATCAACAACACCCCATACCCAACACCAAAACAACACATCCTCTCAAGTATTATGAGGAAACACTCTACTCTAAAACAGACTGTGAGAAAGTTAAAGATAAGATAAGACAGTAGAGTTGACAATACCTTCCT contains these protein-coding regions:
- the LOC136425080 gene encoding multiple epidermal growth factor-like domains protein 11; the encoded protein is MKALLLLVTVTIFCVTRIEAQLSPGSPNVCLVHDTVLVSRRVSTTKPYEQVYYTSCTDIINLFRCTRRRTMYRVQYESKWVSQVQAVYRCCAGYVEVGSYCQAVCQPQCVHGICQSPNQCSCEAGWRGNTCSSACDNSHYGPHCLQQCLCFNNATCNPVDGSCACLPGHYGDHCEFFCPAGTYGESCRQTCQCQNGASCDPITGACSCSPGFIGPYCEQRCSPGFHGDQCAQECQCQNGATCHHVHGLCECRAGFTNEVCGEPCPEGTYGINCSGTCNCHNGAVCNVTTGQCSCPPGYSGDRCEKECNVGYYSPNCLKQCSCESSPCNPRTGVCQCLPGYRGKRCQHECQVGYYGLNCSHRCTCRNGGTCSPFDGSCRCPRGFKGEDCEDVCPQGMFGDGCRYPCDCANRAQCDPVSGVCNCSRGWRGPTCSESCDHGYYGKDCKEQCLCENDASCDPVNGDCYCKAGYMGRYCDQECSPGYYGLYCKQQCLHCDNGTTCDRVTGACYPSVISGRTGDKVESLDPAGKHIALIIGVVIMVILLVLLIMVVVWYRRRLREEKQKRLNGLPSVVYQATTRPNDYTNADDIVAASVVDTKSSTDLPNPLYRNQPANGGRPVPNPPNMTNNVLFTSFKNLEMEKLGAVGGTDEHVYAEADDYKLNRDPNELGACGGSDPRYEDMRTKLTNKGKGVFLPLSTHSDSDDESYSSPESPILLDNPYENDTFGSAENVDAHIYDTIPQRAPCYTIPLPDRIASSC